In the genome of Entelurus aequoreus isolate RoL-2023_Sb linkage group LG08, RoL_Eaeq_v1.1, whole genome shotgun sequence, one region contains:
- the LOC133655150 gene encoding uncharacterized protein LOC133655150, which produces MKKQGSWTRWESVKDRSLTWQDIWSMEGHRIKFLLCSTYDVLPTPSNLHTWGMVESPSCTLCGKIANLEHVLSSCHSSLADGKFRWRHDQILAQLAEGVEQARKRTRQLSNGPRFIHFVRAGESAAAGGRNKGVLATANDWEMRADLKKQLKFPEEIAHTTLRPDIVLWSRGTKQVVLIELTVPWEERMEEAYERKLKKYQTLILESQHNGWKAWNLPVEVGCRGFAGRSLWRALGLLGIEGLARKRLVANTTRRAEEASRWIWLQRKVRWQSRPTEGLGT; this is translated from the coding sequence ATGAAAAAACAGGGCAGCTGGACTAGATGGGAGAGTGTAAAAGACAGATCTCTAACCTGGCAGGACATCTGGAGCATGGAAGGCCACCGGATAAAGTTCCTGCTGTGTtctacatatgatgtcctgcccaccccatcaaacctccatacttggggaatggtagagagccccagctgcacactctgcgggaagatagctaacctggagcatgtcctctcctcttgtcactcaagcttagcagatggcaagttccggtggcgtcatgaccagatccttgctcagctggcagaaggtgttgagcaggccaggaagaggacaaggcagctctctaatgggccacgcttcatccacttcgtcagggcaggtgaaagcgcagcagcaggagggaggaacaaaggagtcctggccacagcaaacgactgggagatgcgggccgacctgaagaagcagctcaaattcccagaggagatagcccacactaccctgagacctgatattgttctgtggtctagaggaaccaaacaggtggtgcttatcgagctgacagtaccttgggaagagaggatggaggaggcgtacgaacgcaagctcaagaagtaccaaaccctcatcctcgagagccagcacaatggatggaaggcctggaacctaccggtggaggtgggctgtagaggctttgcggggcggtcgctctggagagcactcggactgctagggatcgaggggctggctaggaagcggctggtagccaacaccactagaagggcagaggaagcatcacgctggatttggttacaaagaaaggtgcggtggcagagccgacctactgaaggactagggacatag